The DNA segment TTAATCGAGATTCCCCACAATGCAGCCATAGAATGCGCGATTCCAAAAAATAATGGAATAACAAAAATTGGCCAAATTTGCTTGGAAATGATTTTCCGAACTTCTTTATCCGTCACGCCTAACTTAAATAAAATTTCGAATTTCGCTTTTTCAGTGACAGCATCTGTAACGAGTTTAAAGTAAATAATACTTCCTGTTGCTAAAAAGAAAACCACGCCAATAAATATCCCGATAAATAGTAATGAACCTACTAATGTAGAAATCATATGGTAATTCGTATAATAAGAAGAGACATTTTCTGAGAATAAAGAAGGCTGTCCATCCACAATTGTTTGAATTTTTTTATCTAATTCTTCACTATGACTAGGGTTTGTAATATTAAACATTCCAACTAATTCTGTAGAAGTTATCTGTTTTAACTCTGCATAATAATCATCTGATACAACAAATGTTTCATACGAAATCCCAGTATTAAAAATCGAAAATTCTCGAAAATCAACCACCTTCATAGAATCTATTTTTTTATCTACTGGTTTATCCGGTTTTACTTCTAGCTTTCTTGTTAACCACTTATCTTGAATTTCTTTTCGGGCATCATACGTGCTTTTGCCAAGTAAAACAGCCTCTCCATGGGATAATTTATATATTGGAATAAACCCAGCTTGTTGTTTAGCACCTACCCGATTATATTCTGATAAGGAGACAACGGAATGCATCAAAGTGTCCATTTTTGTTTTATATTTAGGTTTATCTTTATATTTGAATGTCACACTAACCATCTCAGCATGCATAATGTTCTTTAATTGGTGTTCTTTGTCACTTTTGATTGTATCAATAATTTGTCGTTCATTTTCAGCTGTTATATTAAGCACTTGATAACTAGAAGGATTATCTTCTGCAATATCATTAATAGTCCGCACATAAAAACTACTCATAGAGCCAATAATAGTTAAAGTTGTAGCACTCAAAACAGCAATCATCGCAATTGTTCCAGCATTTTTCCTTAATCTAAAACGAAGCGAAGTAATTCCAATAATATTAGTTCCATTATAAAAAAAGCGTTTATGATGATAAAGTTTTCGAATCACATAAGGGGTCCCGAAACGAACCATTAACCAAGTCCCTAAAATAACTGAACATAATATCAAAAGAAGTAAATCAAAAAAATCAAATGTAAGCCAAATAGGGGATTGTTCAATGTTTTGAGTGGCTAAATAATAACCAAAAATAATTAACATCAATCCTATTAACAAAAAAACAAGTGATCCTTTAGCCACTTTTTCTTCTTTATCTTCATTTTTAAATAGTTGACTTAAATTATATCGAATAATGATAAAAACAGCATATAAAGAAGTAAATAACATAATTCCAAAAAAGACAATCACAGTATCGAGTATTGCCCGATAAGAAATAATAAACTCTGCATCAATCGCTAAGCCAACAATCCAAAATAAAAGCATAGCAAATAATTTAGAAGAGAAAATTCCTATTAAAATACCAAAAATGGTAGCAAGCATATATAACATGGCATTTTCAATAAATAAAACAAAAACAACTTGAGATTTACGCAAACCAAGTAAGGAATACAATCCTATTTCTCGTTTTCGCCTTCTAAGAAAAAAGCTATTTGAATAAAATATAAAAAAGAAAATAAATAATATTAAAATAATACTAGCCGCTGAAAACATGGCTGGACCGAATAATTCCCACTTTTTAAATACTTTATCTATAAGCGGATTATACGAGAGCGACACAAATGTAAAAAACACTAACACACAAACAATAAGCGAAACAAAATAAACAATATATTGATTGAAATTTTTCCGCATATTGGTGAGCGCCACTTTAAATAACATCGTTTTCGTCACCTCCAAGAAGTGCTAAAACATCCAACACCTTTTGGAAAAATTGTTTTCTCGTACTCGTACCACGATAGATTTCTGTAAAAATTTCTCCATCTTTAATGAACATAATCCGTTCACAATAACTGGCGGCAAATGCGTCATGCGTTACCATCATAATAGTAGAATCCCGAATCTCTTTTGCTTCTGAAAGTCCTTCTAGTAAGTTTGTGGCAGATTTAGAATCTAATGCGCCAGTTGGTTCATCCGCAAAAATTAGTGTTGGCTCGGTAATCATCGCCCGGCAAACAGCAGTCCGTTGTTTTTGTCCCCCTGAAATATCGGAAGGATACTTATTTCGTTGTTCATAAATACCAAATTGTCTAGCAATAATTTCGAAACGTTGATCAATTTCCGCTTGTTTAACGTGCGCTAGTGCAAGCGGTAAAACAATATTATCTTTCACCGACATAGTATCTAATAAATTATAATCTTGAAAAATAAATCCTAGTTGATCTCTTCTAAATACTGCCAATTCCTTTGCTTTCATTTTGGAAAGTAATTTTCCGCCAATTTCGATTTCGCCAGAGGTTGGTTTGTCTATGGAAGATAACACATTCAGTAACGTTGATTTCCCTGCACCCGAAGGCCCCATAATTCCAACAAAAGAACCTTTTTGTATCTCTAAACTGATACTGCCAAGCGCAGAAAACAAGTTTCCTTTTGAGCCATATACTTTTCTAACTTTATGCGCCTTTAGCACTGTTTCCATCCTATTCCTCCTGATACGCCATTATTTGCTTATTTTACCTTAAATGAGGACAAGATACTATGGGCTATAGTTGTATTTATTTAAAAAATCATTCTTCTGTTTTAACGTACAGAAAAATGATTTTTTATTATACTTTCTTATCAACAAAAATTTCAGTTCCAATGGTTTCATCATCCGTATATGTATCACGCATCGAATGAATTAATGCTGCTAATTCTTCTAGACTAATAGAAACATCCGCTGCAATAATATCCCAAGCTACCTCACTTCTTCCATTAATAGAAGTCATGATTTTTAAACGACCTTGTGAAAAAAGTATGATAGTCGGTTTCTTTAGTTCGGTTTCTTTAATTTCATTCCAAGGTTTGAAATCACCACGATAAGCAAGTCCTCGCTCCGTCAGCTCTACAGTTGGTGCAATATTAATAAACCGAAAAAGTGGCCGTAAAATACAAAGACCAATAAAAACAAGCAAAATAATTTCTTCCGTCCCGTTTACCCCTTTAATATGGCTAAAAACAACATAAAGTAATAATCCTACTGCAGCCCACAATAAACAACTCGAAAAAATTAAGCGACGATTGACTCCGAATTCTATTTTTTCCGTTTTTTTCTCTTGTTCCAGTTCTTTTTCTACCATTCTTCTCCCCCAGTTCCCCGTATCTATTATTTCTATTGTACTAGAATTATAGCTTATTGGAAAGAAAGCATTCTCCAGTTTGACGTTTAGTTTGAATAATTGTATGCTAAATTATAAATTCCGGTTGACCTTTTTGGCATTTGTGATATAATTTCTTTAATGCTTTTAAGTAGTAAAATGTGATAATTAACAAAGGAGGAGAACATCATCGATCAAGTTATTTTAATTGGCTTCATGGGAGCTGGAAAAACAACGGTTGGAAATATACTCGCAAAAATGGCTAATTTACCATATATTGATATTGACGAAGTAATTATTAGCGAGCAAGGAATGAGTGTATCCGATATTTTTGCCAAACATGGTGAAAAAGAATTCCGACGTCTAGAACATGAAAAATTAAAAGAGTTAATGGGCACCAAAGCCGTTATAGCGACAGGCGGTGGCATTGTTCTAAATCCTGAAAATAGAAAAGTTTTGAATGATACATATCCCGTAATTTATTTAGAGACTGATCCAAAAGTATTTATGAACCGGTTAAAAGGTGATACTACTCGCCCTCTTGTTCAACAAAAAACACCTGAAGAAATTCAAGCGATTTTCGAACCTAGAATCGCCCATTATGAAGCTTCTGCTGACTTTATTGTCAACACAGATAACCGTAATCAACAAGAAGTAGCGAAAGCAATTATAGACATGCTTGATAACGAACAAAAACAGCGCTAAATTAATAGCGCTGTTTTTCTATTCCGTACAATGTCTGCACCACATATCAGGCAGTACAGATGTATAATCCTTCGTAAAGGTAAGTAAATCATAAAACATACTATCTGCATGACCAGTATCGGTTTGCTCGATTCTATTTAATTCTATTTTACGATGTAATGACTCGAGGGCTGCATCTCGAAGTGCCGGCAATACATACCCAGAAATTTTTATTTGAGCTAACGCAGCTGATACAGTGATTCGGTCGGATTCTCTCACCGCATCTCCAAACTCTGCAAGCAATTGTTTAAGACGTTCTTCTCCGTCATCTTTTGCTGGGACGTATGTGGATTTCTTCACTGTCTCCATCATATACTTGGGAAACGCGGATAAATTAAGACCTTGGTCACTTTTATCACTAAAATATTCTTCTAAACGTCGTAATACTTCAAGACCATCTTCATAGCCGAACGGGGCATATACATCTGTTTTATCTAAATAAAAACTTGCTTTAAAATGTTCCTTAAAATGCGGATGAGTAGTTTCTAAGTCTAACTTTTTCTCTGGTTGATCAATGTACATAGTAATTGCCATTAAAATTTCCTCCATTCATGTGAAATCCTTTACATTCATCTTACCAAATTACTTGTTCTTTTGGAAGAAGAACAAATTATGACAAATTACCGACTCTTTTCTAAACACATTTTGCTTATTTGGTGTTTTTTTTAACGTTCCAGATTTATTAACACGTTTTTACACACTTTTTCATTAGTGAAATGTTAAATTTTATACTTTTGACCATTTTTTGGATTCATGGTTAAATAAAATTATGACTCGATATATGCAATCTTGTCTGTATAAATTATTAATCAACCACACACACTCGAAAACAAAAACCGCCATTTATCCCATTATGGCGGTTTTTGCGTGTTATTTTAAGTTTAAAACAGTGACTGCTTCAATATGTGTTGTCATAGGAAACATATCTACCGGCTGCACTTTCTTCGCTTCATAGCCGCCATCAGTCAAAATTTTCATATCGCGAGCTAATGTTCCTGGATTACATGAAACATATACTACTTTTTTTGGTTTCATTGCTAAAATTGTCTCTAGTAATTTTTCATCGCAACCTTTTCTTGGAGGATCCACGACTAATACATCTGCTGTTATTCCATTTTTGTACCAATTGGGAATCACTTCTTCCGCTTTACCAGTTTCAAAAGTAGTATTGGTTAATTCATTTAATGCTGCATTTGCTCGGGCGTCTTGAATCGCTTGATCAACTATTTCTACCCCGTAAACATGTTTCGCTTTTTTTGCAAGACATAGTGAGATTGAACCAATTCCACAATAAGCATCAATCACTGTTTCTTCTCCAGTTAATTCTGCAGCATCTAGTGCCTGCGCATATAAAATTTCTGTTTGAAGTGGGTTTACTTGATAAAAAGAACGCGCAGAAATGGCAAATCGAATGCCATGAATCGTATCTTCAATAATATCTTTTCCCCAAAGCGTCTTCGTACGTTCACCGAAAATCACATTTGTTTTATGAGAATTAATATTTTGTACAATAGAGGTTAATTCTAATTGTTCCGTTAAGTCACGAATAATTTCTTCTTTAAAAGGAATTCGATCTTTATTTGTCACAAGAACAATCATTAACTGCCCCGTAGTGTGTGCAAATCGAGTCATAATATGACGAATATCGCCTTTTCCAGTTTTTTCATTATATGGTTCTGTACCATATTTTGCAAGGATTTCTCGGGTTTTTTGTACAGCGAAATCACCTTGCTCATTATGAATAAGGCAAGTCGACATATCAATAATATCATGACTTCTTTTTTGGTAAAAACCTGCTGTTAATTTACCGTTAACAAAGCCAACTGGCACTTGAGATTTATTACGATAACGCCAAGGATTTTCCATTCCAAGTGTTTTTGGTACTTCTACTTCTAGCTTACCAATACGTTTCATCGTTTCTTCAACTTGATTACGTTTAAAGGCTAACTGTCCGTCATAACTTAAGTGTTGCAAGCTACAACCCCCGCATTTTGAATAGACATCACAGGGCGGCTCTACTCGATCTGAACTAACAATTTCAATATTTTCCATCCGAGCAAAACCGTAATTTTTATTTAATTTAATTATTTTTGCTGTTACTTTTTCGCCAGGTAAAGTGTTAGGTATAAAAAGTGGATACCCATCGATCTTACCAACACCACTTCCATCATGTGTTAAATCTTCAATAATAAGTTCTACAGATTGGTTCTTTTTTAAAAGGGATGCTTCCAAATTCCCTTGCCCCTCTCTTTGTTCTACTTAATAATATATTCGATACCAATTGGTTCTGTGATCATTTCTTCTTTTCGTTCCTTAAAAATCAGCATTGTGCTTTTTTGTAACGTAAAATCATATACAAAAGATTTCGGATAAATAGCAACATTTTTCATTGTTGTTAATTGTTTTGTATTGTCTGTGATAGTAAGTTTTTCTGGAATATTATTTGTAAATATATCCGTTGCAATCTCTGCATCATCACTGGAATAAGTGGTTTTTAAATCTAAAATAATATTGTTTCCGGAAAACGCTTTTACTTTCACTGGATTTTTTTCTGTTTTAACCGTACGTTCTCCACCAGTAATTTCGTAATTGGTTAAATTATTTTGAATAGACGAAGTGGGAAAACGATATTTTGTATTTGTGACATATTCAGAAACTTTTTTAGCTTCAATCCGCAGTCGATAAGCCTTTATTCCTTTATAACGATTACTTGATGTAGCCAGTTGTTCCAAAATTTCTTTGTTTGATGTTGCTATAATTAAATCTCCATTGGTTGCGATCGTTGCCTCTGTGTTCGCAGCCGGAATGGATAGGATTATATTTTCTTGTAATGGGATTTGCATTTGATTATTTACCCATACTTTATTACTTTCAATTAATTCTGTTTTACTTACTTCTGGCGATGGTTCTTCTGCATCTACTTGCCAAATAAAAAACAAAACTGTTGCGACTATTGCAATGATAAGAATAACTATTATCTTTGTGAATTTCTTAAAAACAGATTCACTTGCCATATCGCCTTCACCTCATTTCTTGTCAGAATATCTATTATACTTGTTTTAATTAAATAAGACAAATTTCTAACAAAAATTACATCTTTTTTACTATGTTTCATTTAGGACGTTTAGGCTAAAGAAAAAAACTACCAAATCTGGCAGTTTTTAGCTATTTTCTTTTATGAATAAATCGGTTGCTGGGATGTCATCTACACTAGCAAAAAACTCAATATGTTGTTTCAAGTTCTGGAATTCCATCGGAGTCTCACCGCCAAGTTCTCCGTCCAGATTAATCAACATTTTATCTTTTGAATGAACTACTACTTTTTCTGATTTCACATAAATCACATTTGGTTCTTTAATATGATCTCCTCTGAGCGCTAGTGTCACTAATCGGATGAATTCTGCTAAATTAACTTTTTTCACGATAATTAATGAAAATTTCCCATCATCCAGTTTGGCATCAGGGGCGATTTTTTCAAAACCGCCAATAGAATTAGTTAAGCCCAGTAGGAAAAACATAATTTCGCCTTCAAAAACGCCTTGATCATATTCAACCTTTACTTTAGTTGGTTTTAAAGATGGGAGCATTTCAATACCTTTTAAGTAGTATGCCAGTTGACCAAGCATTGTTTTTAGACGACTAGGCACATCATAAGTAAGTTCTGTTAGGCGTCCACCGCCACCTATATTAATAAAATAAGTATCATTTGCTTTACCTATGTCCATTGCTACGCTTTGACCTGCTGCAATTATCTTCGTTGCTTTTATCACGTCTCTTGGAACATGTACGGCTCTGGCAAAATCATTTGTCGTCCCAGTGGGAATAATTCCTACTTTAGGGCGATATTCTTGTTCTGCAATGCCGTTAATGACTTCGTTAATAGTTCCGTCTCCACCAGCAGCTACAATTAAATCATATCTAGCCTTAACAGCTTCTTCTGCTGCGTGTTTGGCGTCATCTGGTTCTGCCGTTGTTGCGTGTGCAGATGTTACATACCCTGCCTGTTCTAATATCGAAAGGACATCTGCAAGATTCTTCTTAATAATCTCTCTTCCAGACGTAGGATTGTAAATAACTCGAGCGCGTTTTTGCATTGTGTTCGTCCTCTCCTTACTCAAACAGCGTTGTTCAAAAGAAAAGCGCGTTTTGACACATGATAGTAATATTATAGCAAATTTCGTTTTAAATTCCTAATAAATAAAGTAGTGAAGCAAAAATGCTTCACTACTTATCATTAACGTTTATTCATTTCTTCCAGTAATAACTTGTTAACCATCGGCGGGTTCGCTTGGCCTTTCGTTGCTTTCATTACTTGACCAACAAGGAAACCAACTGCGCGATCTTTACCATTTTTATAGTCGGTGATAGATTGTTCGTTATTATCCAAAATTTCTCCAATAATAGTACGTAAAGCTCCTTCATCGGAAATTTGGACAAGCCCTTTATCTTTAACAACTTGCTCTGCATCGCCGCCATTTTGTGCTAATTCACGGAACACTTTTTTGGCAATTTTAGAGGAAATGGTGCCTGCTTCGATTAATTTAATCATCCCTGCTAGATTTTCAGGTGTTAATCCTGTTTCGTTTAGTTCTTTTTGTTCTGCATTGAGATAGGCAGAAACTTCACCCATCAACCAGTTAGAGGCTTGTTTAGCATCTGCTCTGGCTGCAAGAGTTGCTTCAAAGAAATCAGACATTTCTTTTGTGAGTGTTAGAACCATTGCATCGTATGCTGGTAAACCGAGATCATTTATATAACGAATTTGACGTTTATCTGGAAGTTCTGGAATTTCTGCACGAATGCGTTCTTTCCAAGCATCATCAATAAATAAATCTACTAAGTCTGGCTCTGGGAAATAACGATAATCATCGGATCCTTCTTTGATACGCATCAAGGAAGTTTTCCCAGTTGCTTCTTCAAAACGACGTGTTTCTTGTTCAATAATGCCACCAGAAAGAAGTACTTCTGCTTGGCGTTTTTCTTCATATTCAATACCTTTACGCACATTATTGAATGAATTTAGGTTTTTTAATTCTGTTTTTACACCAAATGCTTCTTGTCCTATTGGACGAATGGAGATATTGGCATCACAGCGCATAGAACCTTCTTCCATTTTCACATCAGAAACGCCTGTATATTGAATGATAGATTTTAGTTTTTCTAAATATGCATATGCTTCTTCAGCTGAACGAATGTCCGGCTCAGAAACGATTTCGATTAGTGGTGTTCCTTGACGGTTAATATCCACTAATGAGTAACCATGAGATGTATGGGTGTTTTTCCCAGCATCTTCTTCTAAATGAAGACGAGTAATGCCGATTTTTTTCTTTTTGCCGCCCACTTCGATTTCAATCCAGCCGTGTTCACCAATTGGTTTATCGAATTGAGAAATTTGATATGCTTTGGGATTGTCTGGATAAAAATAATTTTTACGATCAAATTTTGTATGTTCAGCAATTTCACAGTTAATTGCCATTGCTGCTTTCATACCATACTCTACAGCACGTTTATTTAAAACTGGTAAAACACCTGGCATACCTAAGTCTACCACGGTTGTATTTGTATTTGGTTCTGCCCCAAAATGAGCTGGCGCAGAAGAAAATATTTTTGAATTGGTTTTTAACTCTACGTGAACCTCAAGTCCAATAACTGTTTCAAAATTCATTGCTACGCCTCCTATAAGTTTGGTTTTTCTTTATGGAATGTTGTTTCTTGTTCAAATGCGTGCGCCACTTTGTATAGTAATGATTCTTCAAAGTAATTACCAATAATTTGTAAGCCAACAGGTAAGCCTTCTGAGAACCCACATGGAACAGAAATAGCTGGGACTCCTGCTAAGTTAATTGGAACCGTTAAAATATCATTAGAATACATCGTAATCGGATCATTAATCATTCCATCAATTTTAAATGCTGTTGTTGGAGAACTTGGGCCAATAATAACATCGTATTTTTCAAATACATTAACAAAATCTTGTTTAATTAGTGTACGTGCTTGTTGTGCTTTTTTGTAATAAGCATCATAATAACCGGAACTAAGTGCGTATGTTCCAAGCATAATACGACGTTTCACTTCATCTCCAAAACCTTCAGAACGTGTTTTTTTATAAAGTTCCTCTAAAGTATGTGCGTTTGGAGAACGATATCCGTAACGAACACCGTCAAAACGCGATAGGTTAGAAGAAGCTTCACTGGAGGCTAAAATATAATAGCTTGCTACACCATATTCAGAATGAGGTAAAGAAACTTCATCCCAAGTAGCGCCAAGTTTTTCTAATGTTTTAAGCGCATCTAAAACTGCTTGTTTTACGCCAGGGTCAACCCCTTCACCAAGATATTCTTTTGGAACACCAATGCGTAAGCCTTTAATATCTCCTGTTAAGTTATCTGAGAATCGTTCTACTGGTTGATTAATGGAAGTAGAATCATTCGCATCCAAACCAGAAATTGCTTCTAACAAATAAGCATTATCTTCTACATTTTTGGTGATTGGGCCGATTTGATCTAAAGAAGATGCAAAAGCAATTAAACCAAAACGAGATACACGACCATATGTAGGTTTCATTCCGACTACCCCACAAAAAGCTGCTGGTTGACGAATGGAGCCACCAGTGTCACTACCAAGTGAGAATAATACTTCTCCTGCCGCAACAGCTGAGGCACTCCCACCTGAAGAACCACCAGGAACTCTTGATAAATCCCATGGGTTATGTGTTTTGTGGAAATATGATGTTTCTGTAGAAGAACCCATCGCGAATTCATCCATATTTAGTTTTCCAATATTAATTGTTTGAGCATTTTTTAATTTTGAAACAACCGTTGCATCATAAATTGGGTCGAAGTTTTCTAAAATTTTACTTGCTGCTGTTGTACGCAAGTTTTTTGTAACGATATTATCTTTAATACCAATAGGAAGCCCTGCAAGCATATTATTTGGATCTATACCAGCATCTCCAAGCTCTTCTGCCACATCGAATGCTGCTTCTTTGTTTAAGGTAATAAATGAACCAACTT comes from the Listeria welshimeri serovar 6b str. SLCC5334 genome and includes:
- a CDS encoding diacylglycerol kinase, yielding MQKRARVIYNPTSGREIIKKNLADVLSILEQAGYVTSAHATTAEPDDAKHAAEEAVKARYDLIVAAGGDGTINEVINGIAEQEYRPKVGIIPTGTTNDFARAVHVPRDVIKATKIIAAGQSVAMDIGKANDTYFINIGGGGRLTELTYDVPSRLKTMLGQLAYYLKGIEMLPSLKPTKVKVEYDQGVFEGEIMFFLLGLTNSIGGFEKIAPDAKLDDGKFSLIIVKKVNLAEFIRLVTLALRGDHIKEPNVIYVKSEKVVVHSKDKMLINLDGELGGETPMEFQNLKQHIEFFASVDDIPATDLFIKENS
- a CDS encoding ABC transporter ATP-binding protein, producing the protein METVLKAHKVRKVYGSKGNLFSALGSISLEIQKGSFVGIMGPSGAGKSTLLNVLSSIDKPTSGEIEIGGKLLSKMKAKELAVFRRDQLGFIFQDYNLLDTMSVKDNIVLPLALAHVKQAEIDQRFEIIARQFGIYEQRNKYPSDISGGQKQRTAVCRAMITEPTLIFADEPTGALDSKSATNLLEGLSEAKEIRDSTIMMVTHDAFAASYCERIMFIKDGEIFTEIYRGTSTRKQFFQKVLDVLALLGGDENDVI
- a CDS encoding shikimate kinase → MLIGFMGAGKTTVGNILAKMANLPYIDIDEVIISEQGMSVSDIFAKHGEKEFRRLEHEKLKELMGTKAVIATGGGIVLNPENRKVLNDTYPVIYLETDPKVFMNRLKGDTTRPLVQQKTPEEIQAIFEPRIAHYEASADFIVNTDNRNQQEVAKAIIDMLDNEQKQR
- the rlmD gene encoding 23S rRNA (uracil(1939)-C(5))-methyltransferase RlmD, producing MEASLLKKNQSVELIIEDLTHDGSGVGKIDGYPLFIPNTLPGEKVTAKIIKLNKNYGFARMENIEIVSSDRVEPPCDVYSKCGGCSLQHLSYDGQLAFKRNQVEETMKRIGKLEVEVPKTLGMENPWRYRNKSQVPVGFVNGKLTAGFYQKRSHDIIDMSTCLIHNEQGDFAVQKTREILAKYGTEPYNEKTGKGDIRHIMTRFAHTTGQLMIVLVTNKDRIPFKEEIIRDLTEQLELTSIVQNINSHKTNVIFGERTKTLWGKDIIEDTIHGIRFAISARSFYQVNPLQTEILYAQALDAAELTGEETVIDAYCGIGSISLCLAKKAKHVYGVEIVDQAIQDARANAALNELTNTTFETGKAEEVIPNWYKNGITADVLVVDPPRKGCDEKLLETILAMKPKKVVYVSCNPGTLARDMKILTDGGYEAKKVQPVDMFPMTTHIEAVTVLNLK
- the gatB gene encoding Asp-tRNA(Asn)/Glu-tRNA(Gln) amidotransferase subunit GatB, producing MNFETVIGLEVHVELKTNSKIFSSAPAHFGAEPNTNTTVVDLGMPGVLPVLNKRAVEYGMKAAMAINCEIAEHTKFDRKNYFYPDNPKAYQISQFDKPIGEHGWIEIEVGGKKKKIGITRLHLEEDAGKNTHTSHGYSLVDINRQGTPLIEIVSEPDIRSAEEAYAYLEKLKSIIQYTGVSDVKMEEGSMRCDANISIRPIGQEAFGVKTELKNLNSFNNVRKGIEYEEKRQAEVLLSGGIIEQETRRFEEATGKTSLMRIKEGSDDYRYFPEPDLVDLFIDDAWKERIRAEIPELPDKRQIRYINDLGLPAYDAMVLTLTKEMSDFFEATLAARADAKQASNWLMGEVSAYLNAEQKELNETGLTPENLAGMIKLIEAGTISSKIAKKVFRELAQNGGDAEQVVKDKGLVQISDEGALRTIIGEILDNNEQSITDYKNGKDRAVGFLVGQVMKATKGQANPPMVNKLLLEEMNKR
- the gatA gene encoding Asp-tRNA(Asn)/Glu-tRNA(Gln) amidotransferase subunit GatA, giving the protein MGLFDFSVKELHDKLVKKEITPFDLVTESFNRIESVEDKVGSFITLNKEAAFDVAEELGDAGIDPNNMLAGLPIGIKDNIVTKNLRTTAASKILENFDPIYDATVVSKLKNAQTINIGKLNMDEFAMGSSTETSYFHKTHNPWDLSRVPGGSSGGSASAVAAGEVLFSLGSDTGGSIRQPAAFCGVVGMKPTYGRVSRFGLIAFASSLDQIGPITKNVEDNAYLLEAISGLDANDSTSINQPVERFSDNLTGDIKGLRIGVPKEYLGEGVDPGVKQAVLDALKTLEKLGATWDEVSLPHSEYGVASYYILASSEASSNLSRFDGVRYGYRSPNAHTLEELYKKTRSEGFGDEVKRRIMLGTYALSSGYYDAYYKKAQQARTLIKQDFVNVFEKYDVIIGPSSPTTAFKIDGMINDPITMYSNDILTVPINLAGVPAISVPCGFSEGLPVGLQIIGNYFEESLLYKVAHAFEQETTFHKEKPNL
- a CDS encoding ABC transporter permease, with translation MLFKVALTNMRKNFNQYIVYFVSLIVCVLVFFTFVSLSYNPLIDKVFKKWELFGPAMFSAASIILILFIFFFIFYSNSFFLRRRKREIGLYSLLGLRKSQVVFVLFIENAMLYMLATIFGILIGIFSSKLFAMLLFWIVGLAIDAEFIISYRAILDTVIVFFGIMLFTSLYAVFIIIRYNLSQLFKNEDKEEKVAKGSLVFLLIGLMLIIFGYYLATQNIEQSPIWLTFDFFDLLLLILCSVILGTWLMVRFGTPYVIRKLYHHKRFFYNGTNIIGITSLRFRLRKNAGTIAMIAVLSATTLTIIGSMSSFYVRTINDIAEDNPSSYQVLNITAENERQIIDTIKSDKEHQLKNIMHAEMVSVTFKYKDKPKYKTKMDTLMHSVVSLSEYNRVGAKQQAGFIPIYKLSHGEAVLLGKSTYDARKEIQDKWLTRKLEVKPDKPVDKKIDSMKVVDFREFSIFNTGISYETFVVSDDYYAELKQITSTELVGMFNITNPSHSEELDKKIQTIVDGQPSLFSENVSSYYTNYHMISTLVGSLLFIGIFIGVVFFLATGSIIYFKLVTDAVTEKAKFEILFKLGVTDKEVRKIISKQIWPIFVIPLFFGIAHSMAALWGISINLMDNIKYPVLIGTGIYIICYTAYYFLCVNSFTKIVMADKK